The following coding sequences are from one Streptomyces angustmyceticus window:
- a CDS encoding sirohydrochlorin chelatase: MDVRPSRPTLLVVAHGSRDPRHAAAVSALCARVRSLRPGLRVEVGYLDFNAPRVPRVLERLAAEGAREVVALPLLLTRAFHAKSDIPAVLREAAARLPLLTVRQAEVLGPSPLLTAALERRLSEAGLRPGDRRSTGVVLASAGSSDPEAIAVIAEIAREWRHTAGWCAVRPAFASASLPRTADAVRALRAEGVARVAVAPYVIAPGFLPDRIAAGAREARADVLAPVLGPAPELARLLLRRYDVAALAGARGDLTALSA, encoded by the coding sequence ATGGACGTACGCCCCTCTCGCCCCACCCTCCTCGTCGTCGCCCACGGCAGCCGCGACCCGCGGCACGCGGCGGCCGTCTCGGCGCTCTGCGCGCGGGTCCGGTCGCTGCGGCCGGGGCTGCGCGTCGAGGTCGGCTACCTCGACTTCAACGCGCCGCGGGTGCCGCGGGTGCTGGAGCGCCTGGCGGCCGAAGGAGCGCGGGAGGTGGTGGCGCTGCCGCTGCTGCTCACCCGGGCCTTCCACGCGAAGTCCGACATCCCGGCGGTCCTGCGGGAGGCGGCCGCGCGGCTGCCGCTGCTGACCGTCCGCCAGGCCGAGGTACTCGGCCCCTCACCTCTCCTGACCGCCGCGCTGGAGCGCCGGCTGTCGGAGGCCGGGCTGCGGCCCGGCGACCGCCGCTCGACCGGGGTCGTCCTGGCCTCGGCGGGCTCCTCGGACCCGGAGGCGATCGCAGTGATCGCTGAAATCGCGCGGGAGTGGCGGCACACCGCAGGCTGGTGTGCCGTGCGACCTGCGTTCGCCTCCGCATCTCTTCCCCGGACGGCCGATGCCGTGCGCGCCCTGCGCGCCGAGGGCGTCGCCCGGGTGGCGGTGGCCCCGTACGTCATCGCGCCCGGCTTCCTCCCCGACCGCATCGCCGCCGGGGCCCGTGAGGCGCGGGCCGATGTCCTCGCCCCCGTCCTCGGCCCGGCGCCCGAACTGGCCCGCCTGCTGCTGCGGCGCTACGACGTGGCGGCCCTGGCCGGCGCCCGCGGGGACCTGACGGCGCTGAGCGCCTGA
- a CDS encoding glycoside hydrolase family 13 protein, whose translation MTAQHLGTDRNTTDWWRQAVVYQVYPRSFADADGDGIGDLPGVTSRLPYLADLGVDALWLSPFYPSQLADGGYDVDDYRDVDPRLGTLDDFDAMVAEAHRLGLKVMVDIVPNHSSDQHVWFQEALRAEPGSAARERYVFREGKGETGELPPTDWVSCFGGPAWTRLPDGWWYLHLFAPQQPDFNWDNPEVRADFRHTLRFWSDRGVDGFRVDVAHGLAKDLAAPLRDIGTVEGYTPGDLPEDGSHPFWDRDEVHDIFRDWRKVFNEYDPPRVAVAEAWVRASRRTAYATPQELGQAFNFDFLKTPLRAGELRAAIDTALADARAAGATATWVLSNHDVIRHASRYGLPDGRDEEAWLLSDGQEPVLEREFGLRRALAATLLMLALPGSGYVYQGEELGLPEVAELSRDSLQDPVWTRSKGRLKGRDGCRVPLPWRREGSSYGFGSGGAWLPQPAGWGELSVEAQQGVASSPLELYRAALATRRRLLADEALEWADDAPTAAPDVLHFRRSGGWECVTNLSGEPRPLPPGDVLLASAPVTGDELPAWTTVWLHTPRP comes from the coding sequence GTGACCGCACAGCACCTCGGCACCGACCGCAACACCACCGACTGGTGGCGGCAGGCCGTCGTCTACCAGGTGTATCCGCGCAGCTTCGCCGACGCCGACGGCGACGGCATCGGTGACCTCCCCGGCGTGACCTCCCGGCTGCCCTACCTCGCCGACCTCGGCGTGGACGCCCTCTGGCTGAGCCCCTTCTACCCCTCGCAACTGGCCGACGGCGGCTACGACGTCGACGACTACCGCGATGTCGACCCGCGCCTGGGCACCCTCGACGACTTCGACGCCATGGTGGCCGAGGCACACCGCCTGGGTCTCAAGGTGATGGTGGACATCGTGCCCAACCACTCCTCCGACCAGCACGTCTGGTTCCAGGAGGCGCTGCGCGCCGAGCCCGGCTCCGCCGCGCGCGAGCGCTATGTCTTCCGCGAGGGCAAGGGCGAGACGGGCGAACTGCCGCCCACCGACTGGGTCTCCTGCTTCGGCGGCCCCGCCTGGACCCGGCTGCCCGACGGCTGGTGGTACCTCCACCTCTTCGCCCCGCAGCAGCCCGACTTCAACTGGGACAACCCCGAGGTCCGCGCCGACTTCCGGCACACCCTGCGCTTCTGGTCCGACCGCGGCGTCGACGGCTTCCGGGTCGATGTGGCCCACGGCCTGGCCAAGGACCTGGCCGCGCCGCTCCGCGACATCGGCACCGTCGAGGGCTACACGCCCGGCGACCTGCCCGAGGACGGCAGCCACCCCTTCTGGGACCGCGACGAGGTGCACGACATCTTCCGCGACTGGCGCAAGGTCTTCAACGAGTACGACCCGCCGCGGGTCGCCGTCGCCGAGGCCTGGGTGCGCGCCTCCCGCCGCACCGCGTACGCCACCCCGCAGGAACTCGGCCAGGCCTTCAACTTCGACTTCCTCAAGACCCCGCTGCGCGCCGGGGAGCTGCGCGCCGCCATCGACACCGCACTCGCCGACGCCCGGGCCGCCGGGGCGACCGCGACCTGGGTGCTCTCCAACCACGATGTGATCCGGCACGCCTCCCGGTACGGCCTGCCGGACGGCCGCGACGAGGAGGCCTGGCTGCTCTCCGACGGACAGGAGCCCGTACTGGAGCGGGAGTTCGGGCTGCGCCGCGCGCTGGCCGCGACCCTGCTGATGCTGGCGCTGCCCGGCTCCGGCTACGTCTACCAGGGCGAGGAACTCGGACTGCCCGAGGTCGCCGAACTCTCCCGGGACAGCCTCCAGGACCCGGTGTGGACCCGCAGCAAAGGACGGCTGAAGGGCCGGGACGGCTGCCGGGTGCCGCTGCCGTGGCGCCGCGAGGGCAGCTCGTACGGCTTCGGCAGCGGCGGTGCCTGGCTGCCGCAGCCGGCCGGCTGGGGCGAACTGTCCGTCGAGGCACAGCAGGGCGTGGCCTCGTCGCCCCTGGAGCTGTACCGCGCGGCGCTGGCCACCCGGCGCCGGCTGCTGGCCGACGAGGCGCTGGAATGGGCCGACGACGCGCCCACCGCGGCGCCGGACGTGCTGCACTTCCGCCGCTCGGGCGGCTGGGAGTGCGTGACCAACCTGTCGGGTGAGCCCCGGCCGCTGCCGCCCGGCGACGTCCTGCTGGCCTCCGCCCCGGTCACCGGCGACGAACTGCCGGCCTGGACGACGGTCTGGCTGCACACCCCGCGGCCCTGA
- a CDS encoding carbohydrate ABC transporter permease, translating into MSRRAPASGVRRYVNAVNLGGLAIVVLSALPLYWMIASSFKGPGEISAAPPSPVPKAATLGNYAEAFVRNGIGRYLLNSVLVASVSTVAVLGLSFFAGYALGRTPLRGRGGIMTALLMLSVFPPIALVVPLFLLERQVGLLNSYAGLIVPYVALNLPFAIWIMRNYLAGVPRELEEAATVDGAGPLRTVLTVIAPLARPGLFTAGIFTFTATWSEFLLALTFNSEDGHRTVPVGIALFTSQYTVPYGTLFAGAVAATLPIGILVMIFRRSIVSGMTSGAVKG; encoded by the coding sequence ATGAGCCGCCGTGCCCCGGCGTCCGGCGTCCGCCGGTACGTCAACGCCGTCAACCTGGGCGGTCTGGCGATCGTCGTGCTGTCGGCACTGCCGCTGTACTGGATGATCGCGTCGTCCTTCAAGGGACCGGGCGAGATCAGCGCCGCGCCGCCGAGCCCGGTGCCGAAGGCCGCGACGCTGGGCAACTACGCCGAGGCGTTCGTCCGCAACGGCATCGGCCGTTATCTGCTCAACAGCGTGCTGGTGGCGTCGGTCTCCACGGTCGCCGTGCTGGGGCTGTCCTTCTTCGCCGGGTACGCCCTGGGCCGCACCCCGCTGCGGGGCCGCGGCGGCATCATGACCGCGCTGCTGATGCTGTCCGTCTTCCCGCCGATCGCGCTGGTCGTCCCGCTCTTCCTGCTGGAGCGGCAGGTGGGGCTGCTCAACAGCTACGCGGGCCTGATCGTGCCCTATGTCGCGCTCAACCTCCCGTTCGCCATCTGGATCATGCGCAACTACCTGGCCGGCGTCCCGCGTGAACTGGAGGAGGCCGCGACCGTGGACGGCGCCGGGCCGCTGCGCACCGTCCTGACCGTCATCGCCCCCCTGGCCCGGCCGGGGCTGTTCACCGCGGGCATCTTCACCTTCACCGCGACATGGTCGGAGTTCCTGCTCGCGCTGACCTTCAACAGCGAGGACGGGCACCGCACCGTCCCCGTCGGCATCGCCCTGTTCACCAGCCAGTACACGGTCCCCTACGGGACGCTCTTCGCGGGGGCCGTGGCGGCCACCCTGCCCATCGGCATCCTCGTCATGATCTTCCGCCGCTCGATCGTCTCGGGCATGACCTCCGGGGCGGTGAAGGGCTGA
- a CDS encoding carbohydrate ABC transporter permease — protein MTSSAPASRRPAAEPAGPPPVRPRRGDGPGRVSRRRRARTGWLFASPALLIISAVTVFPVLFSVLLSFAEVRLEYGGFSIRSLTGDHYAAVLSSPEWRQALLFTFGFTVVTVLLELVLGTAAALVLERLGAARGWVLAVLLLPWALINVVAAQLWGYLFNGTYGGLTWLFEQLLGHQPDILGQPASAMGAMVVVDVWKTTPFVAIVVLAGLMLIPGDVYEAAEIDGAGTWTTFWKVTLPQLRPIMAIAVLFRILQAFGIFDLPFVLTQGGPGTATESLAILGYKTLFQNLAIGRGAAVATTTAVIVISCCLLFLRVFKAQADEGGRA, from the coding sequence ATGACATCCTCCGCCCCCGCATCGCGCCGCCCCGCCGCGGAGCCGGCCGGTCCGCCTCCGGTGCGGCCGCGGCGCGGCGACGGCCCCGGCCGGGTGAGCAGGCGCCGCCGGGCGCGCACCGGCTGGCTCTTCGCCTCCCCGGCGCTGCTGATCATCAGCGCCGTGACCGTCTTCCCGGTGCTCTTCTCGGTGCTGCTGAGCTTCGCCGAGGTCCGCCTGGAGTACGGCGGATTCAGCATCCGGTCCCTGACCGGCGACCACTACGCCGCCGTGCTGAGCAGCCCGGAGTGGCGCCAGGCGCTCTTGTTCACCTTCGGGTTCACCGTCGTCACCGTCCTGCTGGAACTGGTGCTGGGCACCGCGGCCGCCCTCGTCCTGGAGCGGCTGGGGGCCGCCCGCGGCTGGGTGCTGGCGGTCCTGCTGCTGCCCTGGGCCCTGATCAATGTGGTCGCCGCCCAGCTGTGGGGGTACCTCTTCAACGGCACGTACGGCGGGCTGACCTGGCTCTTCGAGCAGCTCCTCGGCCATCAGCCGGACATCCTCGGGCAGCCCGCCTCCGCCATGGGCGCCATGGTGGTGGTCGACGTCTGGAAGACCACGCCCTTTGTCGCGATCGTCGTCCTCGCCGGGCTGATGCTGATTCCCGGCGACGTCTACGAGGCGGCGGAGATCGACGGCGCCGGCACCTGGACGACGTTCTGGAAGGTGACCCTGCCGCAACTGCGGCCGATCATGGCCATCGCGGTCCTCTTCCGCATCCTGCAGGCCTTCGGCATCTTCGACCTGCCGTTCGTCCTGACCCAGGGCGGTCCGGGCACCGCCACCGAGTCGCTGGCGATCCTCGGGTACAAGACGCTCTTCCAGAACCTCGCCATCGGCCGCGGCGCGGCGGTGGCGACCACCACCGCCGTCATCGTGATCAGTTGTTGTCTGCTCTTCCTGCGGGTCTTCAAGGCGCAGGCCGACGAAGGAGGGCGGGCATGA